From the Zymomonas mobilis subsp. pomaceae ATCC 29192 genome, the window TTGCTTGCCATAGACGTGAGGTACCCTTTCCAAGGGTAAGCTGTCCCATTGATTTTTCTGCGTTACCGCCTGGCTGTTCCCAGTCTTCATTGAGAAAGGCCTCTGGTAAGGTGACAGGAACAGAAGACAAGCCGGGATCTACATCGACCCCAGTTTCTGACATCAGAATAGGCGTTCGTTCACCGATCAGAGGGGTTTTTGGCTTATTTTCTTTCCCCCCCAAACTCCCACATGATGTTGTAGTAAGCATTAAAAGGCAGCTAAGACCCACGCTTGTTAAAAGACGTGCCTTTTTTAACCCGTATTTTATAACCGTCATCCCCAGCTATTTCCTTATTTTTTAGCAGGAGCCGGTGTAACCGGAGCTGAATTCGCTTGTTTCGCTTTGGCCGGAACAATATCGGCATAAGAATTTGCAAGGGATTTAGCGCGTTCACGAATATCTTCTGGAACAGAAGGTTCGGCGATAATACGCTGATATACTTTTACAGCCTGATCCGGCTTATTGTCTTTTAGATAAGCGGCGGCCTGTATTTCACCTGCTGTACCTAGCCACCGACTACCGGGCAACATCAAAGGTTGAAGACGTTTAATGACATCAGCAGGCGGCAACGTATCAAGTTCGATAGCACTTAAATGTAAGGTTGCAACGGCCTGTAGAATATCACCCGCAGCCTGATCCTTGATAATCGTCTGATATAAAGCGCTAGCTCCTTTGACATCCCCCTTATCGGCCAAGCTACCCGCTTTTAAAAAGCGACCAAGACTGGCATATATTGGGTCACCAGAGGCGATAAGCTTATCCAGCGCCGCCATATCTTTTACTTGGCCACCTTGCGCAATAGGCGCCAGAATATTGGTAAGAGCCTCGCCCCGCTTTTCTATCTCGGCTTGTTTATGGCGATGATACGACCAACAGCCGATGCCTGAAACCAAAAGGATCGCTACAACAAGGCAAACGATTCCAACGATACATCGTCTATGGGTTTCGCAGAAACACTTGGCCTTTTCTAGGTGAGGCTGTTCAGAAACAGCATGCAACGCATTTTTATTATCGGTGCTGTTGTGCGGCAGGTCAGCCAAAATCATCTCCAACATCAATCAACGGTCACGCTTTAACACATTAAAGCGAATCGATATATTTTAGACTGTTAAGTTTATAGTGTTCTAACGGTCTTAACAAAGATTAAGCTGATAGCGTCTCTGATAAAGAGAGAAGTCAGTCAATGGCCGATTAAGGAATTATAAGAAAAGATTCTCAAGATAAAGAGATATACGCTATCTTTAGCGTATTTTATTGAACAGGGAGAAATAATTTTTTAGGAAAATAACTATAATCTATCACTGCCTAAGTGGCATAATGATTTTAAGACTTAGAAAAACAATGGTTTTCTAAACTTCCAGAGTAAACGCGCCATTAAAAAAATGGCGCGAGTGACGGGACTCGAACCCGCGACCTCCGGCGTGACAGGCCGGCGCTCTAACCAACTGAGCTACACCCGCTTGGGATGGGCTGTGCTCTAAGAGAGGGAGCTGCTGTCGTCAAGAACTATTTGAATATTTTTTCATTTTTTTGAAAAAAATCTAACATTTACCCCTAAAATAGCTCATTCGTTAGCGGTGGTTTATCTTAGCTTAAAGGCAAGGTTCAAAAACAAATATCCGTATTAAGGAACCACAGGATAGCAAACCATCGCCTTGTTGATGTTTTTCGCTATAAAATGACAAAATATATAAAATTATACGATAAGTCTTATTGATTGACCGCAAATTATGTCATTTATCGCGGCAAAATAACGGATAGCCTTGGAAAAAGTTCCAATGGATTGACCAAAAGGCGATAGCACGTCACCAAGAAAACGGCCGAGGAAATCCTCCCATCTGGATGTTTCCTGCGAGCAAGTCGTGATTATTCTTACCAGCATAATTTGAATAGCTGTTTTTTAATTTTGTTTATGCGGGTCGAAAATTGCGCAGGTGGTGGAGTTGTCTATGTCCGTTTTAGGGCATTTATTTTGTAAAAAATGGACGAAAATTGTTTTTCCTTTGGCCATTGCAGCGCTTCCTGCAAGCCATGCATTAGCCGCAGCGCTCCCTTTAGGGGCAACACTTGCCAATAATATGGCTATTGTTACGACACAAACGGCGAATGCCTCTGTACGTTATGATAATGAATCTGTTGCCAGTCATGCGCATCAGGCTCTAACTAAATCGGTTGATTATTCCGATAATGACGATCAGGAAGCATCCGTCTCTACGGATGAGTTAGAACAGCAATCTGAAGGTACACAGACGATGTGCATGGCAAAAGTGATTTATCACGAAGCCGCTAATCAGTCTCGTGAAGGCCAAATCGCTATCGCTCAGCTTATTCTTAATCGGGCTGAAAGAGGCGGTCGTTTTCCACAAACCGTATGTGGCGTTACCAATCAGCCGGGTCAATTTTTCGATACCACGCGTTATACGCCGCCGCGGCAGGATCGTCGTTGGCAGAAAGCTATTGAAATAGCCCATGATGTACTGACAGGGAGCAGCGAAGACCTTACCCAGGGTGCTTTATTCTATCACGCTAATTCTCAGGCACCGAACCACTTTTTCAAAACACGCACCCGCGTTCGTATGCTTGGTAGCCACATTTTTTATCGCTAGGTCATCACCTGCTCTATACAAAATATAGGCTTACTCTGATTGATCAGTATTAGAATTATCGGCATCGGAAAAATGAATTGCCTCTAATTTTTTCCAGCTTTGATGCAAAAAATCTCTTGGCTTAGATAGCCCCATATTCGCTGTCATATTTTTCCAGCTATCTGCTGTAGCGACGATAGGGGCTGTCCACGGTGTAGGGGACAGTTCGTCTGCCCAATCGGCAATAGAGGTCGCATTAAAAATAGCCAATAATACAGTCGCTATAACAATACTCTCTATCGTCCATAGCAAGGCATGATGCCTATCTTCTGCATCAGAAGGCAGATCTATCGGTGAAAAATCCTGATGAGCCATAGGACAATTTTTTCCTTTAGAACTGATAATAAATAAAGGGTGCCACGCCTTCATAGCGCATGGCGTCAATTATCAGGATTAAAACGGCAACCACTAGACCAACCGACCATGCCGGCCATTTTTTCAATCGAAGTGCAAAATGCTTCATGCCATCATGCGGTGTAAAGTGGATAACAATACCTAAAAGAATAAGGAACAGCATCAAAGGGGTTACCTGCCCTATCTGCCATGAGCCTTCGTAGATGCCCTTCAAATAATTAATAGCGGCCGTAAAGCTTTCTGCACGAAAAAATATCCAACCAATAACAACAATATGAAACGTAAATATAGTTTGTATCCAGACAGGTAAATTTGGCCAGCTTTTAGGCTTTATCGTATGCCATAGACGTTCACAGGCCAAGACGCCGCCATGGAGAGCACCCCAAATGACAAAAGTCATATTTGCTCCATGCCACAATCCACCAATAAGCATGGTTGCAAAAAGATTGAAATAGGTTCGAAAAGCGCCCCTACGATTACCACCCAGCCAGCCAATATAGACATAATCGCGTAGCCATGTTGAAAGGCTAATATGCCAGCGCCGCCAAAAATCCTGTAAAGAGGTTGCCCGATAAGGCTGATTAAAATTGACGGGGAAGCGGTATCCTAACAAGGCGGCCAGCCCTATAGCCATATCGCTATAGGCTGAAAAATCGCAATAAATCTGAGCTGCATAGCCATAAGCTGCCGCCAACAATTCAAAACGGGAATGGGTAGAAGGATCAAAAAAAATAGGATCAACTAATTGGGTGGAAATTTCAGAAGCGATAACGGCTTTTTTAAACAATCCCCAAATAATCAGTAATAAGGCCATACTGACTTTTGATTTTTCAAAAGGGGGCACTGATTTAAATTGAGGCAGTAATTCTGAAGCCCGAACGATAGGCCCTGCCACCAGATGGGGGAAAAAGGACATTAATAGTAAAATATCCCCTAATGCCGCGGGGGGGACTTTTCGTTTTTCGACATCTACTAGATAGGACATCCCCTGAAAGGTAAAGAAACTTACCCCCACCGGCAGAACAATCTCCATAAAGGGAAGATGGGGTGCGTATCCCAATACACCACAAAGCGCCGCTATCTGATTCAATAAAAAGGCGTAATATTTGAAAAAGGCAAGAATGGAGACATTGCCGATAACCCCGACAATCATAATTCTACGTCGGGGTTTGCCTTCATAATGAGAAAGCAACGCCGCCATAGCCCAATTAAATAACGCTGATAAAATTAAAAGCGCAACGAAACGCCAATCCCACCAACCATAAAAAAACCAACTAGCAATCAATAATGCAATTTTACGCCATTCATTATCTCCTCTGAAAGCACAGGCGATAAAGAAGACAATGAGAAAGAATAGGCCAAAGGTCAAAGTCGGAAAAAGCATTATAGAAACCTAATATTATCACATGGCAGGGATAAGCTATCGTGCTGCTGGCTGAGCCATAGCGTTTTTTATGTCGTTATCCAGCCGATTTGCGATAATTTGTCCACCTAGTAACGTATAGTGAACATAATCATGACGCATTAAAGAAGGGGAGGCTTTCCCCCAGCGGACAGCAGAACAATCCCCGCCCATACGCGCATGCCAATCCCAAAAAGCAATACCTAATTGATTAGCGACACGACGTTGCACATTTCGAACAGCAGCCAGTCCCGCAGGCGGGAATAGTGGATGCGCTGTAATTTTCCAAATTACATTAGAGCTTTGTATCGTCGGTAAATTATTAGAAGAGGGTGAACCTTCTCCGGGGGGCTGCGAAATATCCGGCCCGTTTCCATCATTCTGCCCCAAAACACCTTGAGTATGGAGCGCGTTCATAACCCCCTCCACCCCTTTTGATTGGGCAGGATGCGACAGTGCATTCGCATTTAAAGACGCGGTGATAGCCGAATTATCTGTTAAAATGGGTTCAGCACACATAGGGGGCGCACTGCCCGGCGCATTATGAAGCATCTCGTCACGGCGGCTGGAAGCATCCGGTGCCCCCAACATCAAAATAGGTACATCTCCCGAAAGCCGACGTAACCGACTAACCTGTGCCCGCAAAACAGCTTCAAAAGCGGTAGGATCAAAAAAAGGTGCAAACCCTTCATTCGTCCCAAAAGCCAAAACGATAAGATCGGGATGATAAACTTTAAGTTCAGCAGAAACCACCTGATCACTGCTTCTTTGCAGATGAATAAGTTGCGAGCCGACAACCCCTAAATTAGATAAAGCAATACCCCCATTATCGCGAAAACTCGCCCATGAAGTTAAAGTGATGGGACCATCTGCCGCAACCACATCGGCATGAACCTGCGGCATATCGCTGGTAAGCGTAACACATTGGGGATGTAACCAACTACTGTTAAAGTCCACCCGTTGAAATTGTCCGCCCATAGAAATGACAGCTACCCCTGCCCCAGGTTGGGCTAACCCACAAACCATAAAGCGATCAAAGGATTCTTGAACGCCACTATCCAAAGAAATCTGCGCACCATTTTTATGGGAAGTTAAATTAAAACCGCTGACGCCGACAGGGGGAATATCACTGCTGTAATGGGAACCGAAAATAGAACCAATATTCCAGCCATCAGACATAGAAACATGGACTCCATGGGCAATATAGCCTTTATAAGGAATCCCTGGGGCCAATACCCCCCTTCCACCGGAACCATAGCGATCCTGAAGAATAAACCGCCATGCACCAGAAATAGAATCTCCGGCTGTATGGCTATCGCCAATTTGCAAAATATGAAGCGGTTTTACCCCATTACCTCGGCGATACGCTTCTAGTTTTGAAAAAAAAGGTGCCAGCGCTGCCCCATCTTTTAGTGCAGCGGGCGTTTCTGGGGGTGTAAAGGGAACCTCTAATACTGGGGTTCCCATTGTTGTCGCAGCATTAGAAGAAGCCAATGCCACCGGCGACACACTAACCAAAACCGTTGTTAGAAAAGCTGTCAATTTTAGAAAGGTAAAGCTTTTCACCGGTTGCTTTCTTTTCCATTATTTGGACTAGAAACAGGGGACATTTGTGAGGCCATTTCATTGTCAGATTTTGGTCGGTTCTGATCTGCAAAATGTTTTATTTGCGAGGCCAGCCCACGGCTTAATCTTATATACCCTGTCATTGACATATGCACTCCATCATTCGCCCGCATCAGTGTCATTTTTTTCGGGCCGTCCCCTGCTCCATCTAAAAGATAAGGGGCATATTGCCCTTGTCCATCGACGGTTAACGAACGTGTTTCAATAAAAGGTACATTCAATTTGGCCATTTCAGCAGCATAAAAATTGTTCATATTACTGATGTCGGCATCAAAAGCCGGTTTTCGCATAACAGGCAATCCGACCCAATAGACCGCGATACCTTTCTGTTTCAGCATCGCCACAAAATTTTCTATGCGATCGCCAATAACCTGTCGCCATTCTGCACTTAAAAGGGGTGCAGCATGATGTCCTACTAAAACGCCTTGAACATCATTAGCGCCAAAACAAATAATGGCGATATCAATGGGCTGTGTCGCTAAATCTGATTTAGCCTTTTCTTCAACATTCTGGCTTTGATAACGTGTAAAGCCCGTTGATTGCTGGCTGAATTTTAAGACTCGAAACCCTTCTTTAGCGGGCAACAAGCGATAAAGCGCAGACCATAGCCCATCCCCATAACTATCCCCAAAGACACCAACCCGTAAAGCCTCACCTTGAGCCAGCTTTTTGGCTAATGTTGCCCCTGAAGGTGCAGGGGGTAAGGATGATTGCATCGGAATAGAAGGTTTATAGGCTTCATTCTGAACTAAATCTTTCTGAGGCCCTGTTTGTGGGACAAAGGTTTCATTAGCCGTAACCGTACTACCCGAAATTGTTGTATTGCTGATCTCATTCGATGTTGAAGTCGTGATAGCGGGCGCAATAGAAGTTGTATTAGATACAGACTGTTCTTCCGATTTTCCTGTTAAACCAAAAGCATAGCCTATTGCCACACCGACAGCGACACCCAGCAATAAAACGACCGCCCGATCAGCTAAAAAACGCGCTGACTTCATGAAATCTCCCAGTCTCCGGTCTTATAGGCCCGATAAAGTTATAATTTTAATCAATGGGGGTTTTTTAGCAAAAATCTGTAAGAGGCATAGTAAATCTTTTTCAGTATCCATAACGCGGAAAAATTCCCTGAACGCTTCAATATATTGATATGGGTGCACAAACCTTTGTAAAATAGCCCACTCGATTAATAAGTGATTTTACCCATAACCCCTATATAGAGGGGTGACGATCAATTTATCTACTGTATATAGATTAGCAGCTATAAATTAATGCTTTCGAGTAGCGCTTAGCTACTTAAAATCCCTATTCTAAAAAAGAATCCAAAGGAATACCTTTTATGTCTCTGCTTAAGGCATCTCCTGTTTATAAGCCTTTTGAATATCCGTGGGCTTTTGAATTCTGGCAGCGTCAGCAGCAGGTTCATTGGCTTCCCGAGGAAGTCCCCTTAGGGGAAGATTGTCGCGACTGGGCCCAAAAGCTTAGTAACCATGAGCGCAATCTTCTGACACAGATATTCCGCTTTTTTACACAAGCTGATGTTGAAGTTCAGGACTGCTATTTCGATAAATATAGCCGCATTTTTCGGCCCACTGAAATTAAAATGATGCTGACCGCTTTTAGCAATATGGAAACGGTACATATCGCGGCTTATTCTCATTTATTGGATACAATTGGGATGCCAGAAGCCGAGTATTCTGCATTCCTTCAGTATAAAGAAATGAAGGATAAACATGATTATCTCTCTACCTTTGATGTCGGTAGTGATGAGGATATTGCCCGTACTCTTGCCATGATGGGCGGTTTTACAGAAGGCTTACAGCTATTTGCTAGCTTTGCTATGTTGATGAATTTCCCACGCTTTAATAAAATGAAAGGCATGGGACAGATTGTATCATGGAGTGTCCGTGATGAATCCCTGCATTGCGAAGGGATTATCCGCTTATTCCACACCTTTTGTCAGGAAAGGCAATGCCTCACAAAAGCAGTTAAAGAAGATATTCTCGACATCTGTCAAAAAACGGTCAGAATTGAAGACGCCTTTATTGATTTGGTTTTTGAAATGGGGCCAGTTGAAGGCATGACCCCGAAAGAAATCAAAAAATATATTCGTTATATAGCGGATTGGCGTTTGAATCAGTTAGGACTTTCCCCAATTTATATGATTGAAGAGCATCCTTTACCTTGGCTGACGCCGCTCCTTAATGGTGTAGAACACGCCAATTTTTTTGAAACCCGCTCAACCGAATATTCAAAGGCCGCGACAAAAGGTGATTGGCAAGAAGTATGGGATGCCTTTGATCGTCGTCGGGATACTCATAGTACAGTTATCGAACAA encodes:
- a CDS encoding tetratricopeptide repeat protein — translated: MLEMILADLPHNSTDNKNALHAVSEQPHLEKAKCFCETHRRCIVGIVCLVVAILLVSGIGCWSYHRHKQAEIEKRGEALTNILAPIAQGGQVKDMAALDKLIASGDPIYASLGRFLKAGSLADKGDVKGASALYQTIIKDQAAGDILQAVATLHLSAIELDTLPPADVIKRLQPLMLPGSRWLGTAGEIQAAAYLKDNKPDQAVKVYQRIIAEPSVPEDIRERAKSLANSYADIVPAKAKQANSAPVTPAPAKK
- a CDS encoding cell wall hydrolase — protein: MSVLGHLFCKKWTKIVFPLAIAALPASHALAAALPLGATLANNMAIVTTQTANASVRYDNESVASHAHQALTKSVDYSDNDDQEASVSTDELEQQSEGTQTMCMAKVIYHEAANQSREGQIAIAQLILNRAERGGRFPQTVCGVTNQPGQFFDTTRYTPPRQDRRWQKAIEIAHDVLTGSSEDLTQGALFYHANSQAPNHFFKTRTRVRMLGSHIFYR
- a CDS encoding MBOAT family O-acyltransferase is translated as MLFPTLTFGLFFLIVFFIACAFRGDNEWRKIALLIASWFFYGWWDWRFVALLILSALFNWAMAALLSHYEGKPRRRIMIVGVIGNVSILAFFKYYAFLLNQIAALCGVLGYAPHLPFMEIVLPVGVSFFTFQGMSYLVDVEKRKVPPAALGDILLLMSFFPHLVAGPIVRASELLPQFKSVPPFEKSKVSMALLLIIWGLFKKAVIASEISTQLVDPIFFDPSTHSRFELLAAAYGYAAQIYCDFSAYSDMAIGLAALLGYRFPVNFNQPYRATSLQDFWRRWHISLSTWLRDYVYIGWLGGNRRGAFRTYFNLFATMLIGGLWHGANMTFVIWGALHGGVLACERLWHTIKPKSWPNLPVWIQTIFTFHIVVIGWIFFRAESFTAAINYLKGIYEGSWQIGQVTPLMLFLILLGIVIHFTPHDGMKHFALRLKKWPAWSVGLVVAVLILIIDAMRYEGVAPFIYYQF
- a CDS encoding lipase — its product is MKSFTFLKLTAFLTTVLVSVSPVALASSNAATTMGTPVLEVPFTPPETPAALKDGAALAPFFSKLEAYRRGNGVKPLHILQIGDSHTAGDSISGAWRFILQDRYGSGGRGVLAPGIPYKGYIAHGVHVSMSDGWNIGSIFGSHYSSDIPPVGVSGFNLTSHKNGAQISLDSGVQESFDRFMVCGLAQPGAGVAVISMGGQFQRVDFNSSWLHPQCVTLTSDMPQVHADVVAADGPITLTSWASFRDNGGIALSNLGVVGSQLIHLQRSSDQVVSAELKVYHPDLIVLAFGTNEGFAPFFDPTAFEAVLRAQVSRLRRLSGDVPILMLGAPDASSRRDEMLHNAPGSAPPMCAEPILTDNSAITASLNANALSHPAQSKGVEGVMNALHTQGVLGQNDGNGPDISQPPGEGSPSSNNLPTIQSSNVIWKITAHPLFPPAGLAAVRNVQRRVANQLGIAFWDWHARMGGDCSAVRWGKASPSLMRHDYVHYTLLGGQIIANRLDNDIKNAMAQPAAR
- a CDS encoding SGNH family hydrolase — its product is MKSARFLADRAVVLLLGVAVGVAIGYAFGLTGKSEEQSVSNTTSIAPAITTSTSNEISNTTISGSTVTANETFVPQTGPQKDLVQNEAYKPSIPMQSSLPPAPSGATLAKKLAQGEALRVGVFGDSYGDGLWSALYRLLPAKEGFRVLKFSQQSTGFTRYQSQNVEEKAKSDLATQPIDIAIICFGANDVQGVLVGHHAAPLLSAEWRQVIGDRIENFVAMLKQKGIAVYWVGLPVMRKPAFDADISNMNNFYAAEMAKLNVPFIETRSLTVDGQGQYAPYLLDGAGDGPKKMTLMRANDGVHMSMTGYIRLSRGLASQIKHFADQNRPKSDNEMASQMSPVSSPNNGKESNR
- a CDS encoding ribonucleotide-diphosphate reductase subunit beta, with amino-acid sequence MSLLKASPVYKPFEYPWAFEFWQRQQQVHWLPEEVPLGEDCRDWAQKLSNHERNLLTQIFRFFTQADVEVQDCYFDKYSRIFRPTEIKMMLTAFSNMETVHIAAYSHLLDTIGMPEAEYSAFLQYKEMKDKHDYLSTFDVGSDEDIARTLAMMGGFTEGLQLFASFAMLMNFPRFNKMKGMGQIVSWSVRDESLHCEGIIRLFHTFCQERQCLTKAVKEDILDICQKTVRIEDAFIDLVFEMGPVEGMTPKEIKKYIRYIADWRLNQLGLSPIYMIEEHPLPWLTPLLNGVEHANFFETRSTEYSKAATKGDWQEVWDAFDRRRDTHSTVIEQPETTNEKGLFSA